One genomic segment of Arachis duranensis cultivar V14167 chromosome 4, aradu.V14167.gnm2.J7QH, whole genome shotgun sequence includes these proteins:
- the LOC107483104 gene encoding uncharacterized protein LOC107483104 has protein sequence MVFHHRRKLMPKICESLCHVEQNSSSNCDYCLKIYITNPQYYYYSQPPPPIPPLPLDDTSDHGKSHALSPYLVPALSVIGVAFFIVICCAIFARIFRRRRRSLSPPLSLRTQDNTHDDFFVDEEHGPVVDHPIWFLSVLNFNPITSHASQILGFKFQYY, from the exons ATGGTGTTTCACCATCGCAGAAAACTCATGCCAAAAATCTGCGAGTCCCTCTGCCATGTGGAGCAGAATTCTTCTTCAAATTGTGATTATTGCCTCAAAATCTACATCACCAATCCCCAATACTACTATTATTCCCAACCACCGCCACCGATTCCTCCTCTCCCCTTAGACGATACATCAGACCATGGAAAAAGCCACGCGCTCTCGCCCTACTTGGTCCCTGCTCTCTCCGTTATCGGAGTTGCTTTCTTCATTGTTATTTGCTGTGCAATCTTCGCGAGGATCTTCAGAAGGAGGAGAAGATCCTTATCGCCACCGTTGAGTCTTCGAACACAGGATAATACGCATGATGATTTCTTCGTTGATGAGGAGCACGGTCCTGTGGTGGACCACCCGATCTG GTTCTTGAGTGTTTTGAACTTCAACCCGATAACA tcTCATGCTTCACAGATTCTTGGATTTAAGTTTCAATATTATTAG